The following coding sequences are from one Cytophagia bacterium CHB2 window:
- a CDS encoding DUF459 domain-containing protein gives MKRMAALIILLFMGVILMSMQNAKLVRVVFFGDSITELGVQPGGYIDGMRNMLKEKKATNFQLIGAGISGNKVYDLYLRLEEDVLRQQPDWVFVYVGVNDVWHKKTHGTGTDPDKFEKFYVALIRKMQAQGIQVALCTPAVIGEKTAGKNELDADLDKFAQIIRKLSAQYGLPLCDLRRIFLDHLAQVNKENKEKGILTNDGVHLNEAGNQLVAEHMLKIITQP, from the coding sequence ATGAAAAGAATGGCAGCCCTCATCATTTTACTTTTTATGGGTGTGATCTTGATGTCGATGCAGAATGCGAAACTGGTTAGAGTCGTTTTCTTCGGCGACTCCATTACCGAGCTTGGCGTGCAGCCCGGCGGTTATATTGATGGAATGCGCAACATGCTCAAAGAAAAGAAAGCAACGAATTTTCAATTGATCGGCGCGGGCATTAGCGGGAACAAAGTTTATGATTTGTATCTGCGCCTGGAAGAAGATGTCTTGCGTCAGCAGCCGGATTGGGTGTTCGTTTACGTCGGCGTTAACGATGTCTGGCACAAGAAAACGCATGGCACCGGCACGGATCCCGACAAGTTTGAAAAGTTTTATGTCGCGCTAATTCGCAAGATGCAAGCGCAGGGCATTCAGGTTGCATTGTGTACGCCTGCCGTCATCGGCGAAAAGACTGCGGGCAAAAACGAATTGGATGCTGACTTGGACAAGTTTGCCCAAATCATCCGCAAGTTGAGCGCACAATACGGCCTGCCGCTGTGTGACTTGCGGCGGATTTTTTTGGATCATCTGGCGCAAGTCAATAAAGAAAACAAGGAAAAAGGCATTCTCACCAACGACGGCGTACATCTCAACGAAGCCGGCAATCAGTTGGTTGCCGAGCATATGCTGAAGATCATCACGCAGCCGTAA
- a CDS encoding MFS transporter, with the protein MSTKTYVQLSTMMFLQFFIWGAWFVTLGTHLAHIGFSGSDIGYTYLMNNIAAILSPFFVGMIADRFFSSQKVLGVLHLLGGFLMYVSADITAVGTLIAGLLLYNLTYMPTLALVNAVAFNQMDSPDKQFPNVRVWGTIGWIVAGLVITFVLADFMPEVEKSSMPMKMAALASVVMGLYSFTLPNTPPQNVGKNVTIGEVLGLKALRLMKERNFLIFVLCSLLISIPLAFYYNFTNLFLNEQGMTGVAAKQSMGQMSEVLFMVLMPFFFVRLGVKKMLLAGMLAWVLRYALFAAGNVDSLVWMLYLGILLHGICYDFFFVTGQIYVDQKASKDIRASAQGFIALITYGVGIGLGSILSGKVVDAFTSEGVKHWGQIWWVPCGIAVVIALFFSLTFKDEGVKKNA; encoded by the coding sequence ATGAGCACCAAAACCTACGTGCAGCTTAGCACCATGATGTTTCTGCAATTCTTCATTTGGGGCGCGTGGTTTGTCACGTTGGGCACGCATCTGGCGCATATTGGATTTTCCGGCAGCGATATCGGCTACACTTATTTAATGAACAATATCGCGGCTATTCTCTCGCCTTTTTTTGTAGGTATGATCGCCGACCGCTTTTTCTCGTCGCAAAAAGTGCTGGGTGTGTTGCATCTGCTCGGGGGATTCCTGATGTATGTTTCCGCGGACATCACGGCGGTCGGAACGTTGATCGCCGGCTTGCTGCTCTACAATCTCACCTACATGCCGACGCTCGCGCTGGTCAATGCCGTGGCCTTCAATCAAATGGACAGCCCGGACAAGCAGTTTCCGAATGTGCGTGTGTGGGGAACCATCGGCTGGATCGTTGCCGGCTTGGTGATCACGTTCGTGCTGGCGGATTTTATGCCCGAGGTTGAGAAAAGCTCCATGCCCATGAAAATGGCTGCGCTTGCCTCCGTGGTTATGGGATTGTATTCCTTTACGCTGCCCAACACGCCGCCGCAAAACGTCGGCAAGAATGTGACAATTGGGGAAGTTCTCGGCTTGAAAGCTTTGCGCCTGATGAAAGAGCGCAATTTCTTGATCTTCGTGCTGTGTTCACTGCTCATTTCCATTCCCCTGGCGTTCTACTATAATTTCACCAACCTATTTCTCAACGAGCAGGGCATGACGGGTGTGGCGGCCAAGCAAAGCATGGGACAGATGTCGGAAGTTCTCTTCATGGTTCTCATGCCGTTCTTTTTTGTTCGCCTTGGGGTAAAGAAGATGTTGTTGGCGGGCATGTTGGCTTGGGTGCTGCGTTATGCTCTCTTCGCCGCCGGCAATGTGGATTCCTTGGTGTGGATGCTCTATCTCGGCATTCTCTTGCACGGCATCTGCTATGATTTCTTCTTTGTCACCGGCCAAATCTACGTTGATCAAAAAGCTTCAAAAGACATTCGCGCGAGCGCGCAGGGTTTCATCGCGTTGATTACGTATGGCGTCGGTATCGGTTTAGGCTCGATTCTCTCGGGCAAGGTGGTCGATGCCTTTACCTCAGAAGGTGTCAAACACTGGGGCCAGATTTGGTGGGTGCCTTGCGGCATTGCCGTTGTGATTGCATTGTTTTTCTCGCTGACGTTCAAAGATGAGGGTGTTAAGAAAAACGCATGA
- a CDS encoding Gfo/Idh/MocA family oxidoreductase translates to MNLIVTDERSHMTKQTLKLGMIGAGFVAKFHARALMQVRGVEIAGITAKANAEELSKFVKANGLGEGVVYPDVAELAKHVDALAILTPNFTRVEIVEKIVDAVKQGAALKGLICEKPLARNLKEARRIVNLVSEVKLKTAYFENQIFMKPIRTQLQQLAPQQKTMGPLVLTRSAEEHGGPHEGWFWDPTRQGGGVLLDMGCHSIAVGWYCLTPLGKPPTFLQPVSISADCSLLKWGQKPWREKLLQKVGVDYGKTPAEDFATGMVTFKNPETGQLVKAQFTDSWMFEKQGLRLFMDGMGPGYAFEVNTLNSSLQVFIGDVAAEAVADAETALEKATASRGLLAVQYNEPDLYGYTDENEEAAAAFLAGRDGFLPLSYGLEITKLCMAGYMAAERKQTIDLTDAAIQKELETYVPLIQQGRGAEVLFG, encoded by the coding sequence ATGAATTTGATTGTTACGGATGAAAGGAGTCACATGACGAAACAGACTTTGAAGCTCGGCATGATCGGCGCGGGGTTTGTTGCAAAGTTTCATGCCCGCGCGCTGATGCAGGTGAGAGGTGTAGAGATTGCCGGCATCACCGCAAAAGCAAACGCGGAGGAGTTGTCGAAATTCGTAAAAGCCAACGGGCTGGGCGAAGGCGTGGTCTATCCCGATGTGGCTGAACTGGCCAAACACGTTGACGCCCTTGCGATCCTCACGCCAAATTTTACCCGCGTTGAGATTGTCGAAAAAATCGTGGATGCCGTCAAGCAAGGCGCTGCGCTAAAGGGGTTGATCTGCGAGAAGCCGTTGGCGCGCAACCTGAAAGAAGCGCGGCGCATTGTCAACCTGGTGAGTGAAGTCAAGCTCAAGACGGCATATTTTGAGAATCAAATTTTCATGAAACCGATTCGCACACAATTGCAGCAGCTCGCGCCTCAGCAAAAGACCATGGGCCCGCTGGTGCTCACACGTTCCGCGGAAGAACACGGCGGTCCGCACGAGGGTTGGTTCTGGGATCCCACGCGACAAGGCGGCGGTGTGCTTTTGGATATGGGTTGCCACAGCATTGCAGTGGGATGGTATTGCCTCACGCCGCTTGGTAAGCCGCCAACATTTCTGCAACCCGTTTCGATTTCAGCGGATTGCTCGCTTTTAAAATGGGGACAGAAGCCCTGGCGCGAAAAATTGCTGCAAAAAGTGGGCGTGGATTACGGCAAAACTCCGGCAGAAGATTTTGCCACCGGCATGGTGACGTTCAAGAATCCGGAAACCGGCCAACTCGTCAAGGCGCAGTTTACGGACTCGTGGATGTTCGAGAAACAGGGCTTACGTTTGTTCATGGATGGCATGGGCCCGGGATATGCTTTTGAAGTCAATACGCTCAACTCTTCTTTGCAAGTTTTTATCGGCGACGTTGCTGCGGAAGCGGTTGCGGATGCGGAAACTGCGCTCGAAAAGGCAACGGCCTCGCGCGGCCTGCTCGCGGTGCAATATAATGAACCGGATTTATACGGTTACACCGACGAAAACGAAGAGGCGGCTGCGGCATTTCTCGCGGGGCGCGACGGCTTCTTGCCTCTGAGCTACGGTCTCGAAATCACCAAGCTCTGCATGGCGGGTTACATGGCTGCCGAACGCAAGCAGACCATCGATCTCACGGATGCCGCAATCCAAAAAGAGCTGGAAACCTACGTGCCGTTGATTCAGCAGGGCAGAGGCGCGGAGGTGTTGTTCGGTTAA
- a CDS encoding Gfo/Idh/MocA family oxidoreductase, with translation MKDIASSRAEKKAKQVTRREFLRQSLVAGAAVGAGLRSFSVSSYKRIAGANNDIRVAVVGHRIKGADHIEVFRNLPGVRVVALCEVDDEILTREAQKFKDRNETVKTFRDVRLLLDDKEIDAVVIATPNHWHALMGIWACQAGKDVYVEKPVSHNIWEGRKLVEAARKYQRIVQSGMQNRSDVGFAEAAAYLQAGNLGKVLWAHSVWYGERQSIGRVDQPQPIPANIDYNLWTGPAPLTPLMRKQLHYDWHWFWETGSGEMGNWGPHQIDDCRFAMNLAGLPRRVMSFGGRFVFDDNAETPNTHIAILDYAAAPVIIEIRNLPAATGQRMMDHLRGVRVGNIIQCEHGYFAGGRGGGWAYDNNGNKLKQFAGDGGGTHQANFIAAMRSRKPDELRAEILEGHISSLLCHVANISYRVGKGALPEQMREEIFPHAQTQETLERYCEHLLRNGVDLQRQLTIWGPWLQLDARKEKFIGEFSSAANKFVTRRKYRKPFVVPKKV, from the coding sequence ATGAAAGACATAGCCTCCTCCCGCGCCGAAAAGAAAGCGAAGCAGGTTACGCGGCGCGAGTTTTTGCGCCAATCGCTAGTCGCCGGCGCTGCGGTTGGCGCGGGACTCCGGAGTTTCAGTGTTTCTTCTTACAAGCGCATCGCGGGCGCGAATAATGATATTCGCGTTGCCGTGGTGGGCCATCGCATCAAAGGCGCGGATCATATCGAAGTCTTTCGCAATTTGCCGGGCGTGCGCGTGGTGGCGTTGTGCGAGGTGGATGATGAAATTTTGACGCGTGAAGCGCAAAAATTCAAAGATCGTAACGAGACCGTCAAAACGTTTCGCGATGTGCGCCTCCTGCTTGACGACAAGGAGATCGATGCGGTTGTGATTGCCACACCCAACCATTGGCATGCGCTGATGGGCATTTGGGCATGTCAAGCCGGCAAAGATGTTTATGTCGAGAAGCCGGTCTCTCACAACATTTGGGAAGGCCGCAAACTGGTGGAGGCGGCGCGCAAATACCAACGCATCGTGCAGTCCGGCATGCAAAATCGCTCGGATGTCGGATTTGCTGAAGCCGCCGCCTACCTTCAAGCCGGCAATCTCGGCAAGGTTTTGTGGGCGCACAGCGTTTGGTATGGCGAACGCCAGAGCATCGGCAGAGTCGATCAACCGCAACCGATCCCTGCAAATATTGATTATAATCTCTGGACCGGGCCGGCGCCGCTCACGCCGCTGATGCGGAAGCAATTGCATTATGATTGGCATTGGTTTTGGGAAACCGGCAGCGGCGAGATGGGTAACTGGGGGCCGCATCAAATCGATGATTGCCGTTTTGCCATGAATCTCGCGGGATTGCCGCGGCGCGTGATGAGCTTCGGCGGGCGCTTTGTGTTTGATGATAACGCCGAGACGCCCAACACGCATATTGCCATTTTAGATTACGCCGCCGCGCCGGTGATTATCGAGATTCGCAATCTGCCCGCGGCTACCGGTCAGCGCATGATGGATCACCTGCGCGGGGTAAGAGTCGGCAACATTATTCAATGCGAGCACGGTTATTTTGCCGGCGGTCGCGGCGGCGGTTGGGCCTATGACAACAACGGCAACAAACTCAAGCAATTTGCCGGCGACGGCGGCGGCACGCATCAAGCGAACTTCATCGCCGCGATGCGCAGCCGCAAGCCGGACGAGCTGCGCGCTGAAATCCTCGAAGGCCATATTTCATCGCTGTTGTGTCATGTTGCAAATATCTCGTATCGCGTCGGCAAGGGCGCGTTGCCCGAACAAATGCGCGAGGAGATTTTTCCGCATGCGCAAACGCAGGAAACCCTTGAACGTTATTGCGAGCATTTATTGCGCAACGGCGTCGATTTGCAACGGCAGCTCACGATTTGGGGGCCGTGGTTGCAGCTCGATGCCCGAAAAGAAAAGTTTATCGGCGAATTTTCCTCCGCGGCCAATAAATTCGTGACCCGGCGAAAGTATCGCAAACCATTTGTTGTGCCCAAAAAGGTTTAA
- a CDS encoding Gfo/Idh/MocA family oxidoreductase, which translates to MMNRRQFLKTGFSVAFATPYFIPSSVLGHNGAVAPGSRITIGCIGVGGMGTANLKSFLTKPNAQVLAVCDVDTEHRNRARDLVNEAYGNTDCAAYNDFRELLERKDIDAVMIATPDQWHGIMGVAAARARKDIYAEKPLAYTISEGRAIVAAVQRYGVIWQTGSWQRSQRHFRFACELVRNGRIGSVHTVRVGLPFGNSIDKRGTQPCAPPAGFDYDLWLGPAPWRPYNPSRCHWNFRWISDYSGGQLTDWAGHHCDIANWAMNTEVSAPIEIAGTAIFPAAQDGLFDTPESYYFECKYAEGFTMIVADRKQQPKGMGVHFIGSEGWIHVDRSGLEAHPRSLLKSVIGPNDIRLYESNDHVGNFLDCVASRAKTITPAEVAHHAIMVGHLGNIAMKLGRKVQWNPQVERFVNDAEADRLLSRPMRSPWMI; encoded by the coding sequence ATGATGAACCGGCGCCAATTTCTCAAAACCGGTTTCAGCGTTGCGTTTGCCACGCCTTATTTCATTCCGTCGTCTGTTCTCGGCCACAACGGCGCGGTTGCGCCGGGCAGCCGCATTACCATCGGCTGCATCGGCGTGGGAGGGATGGGCACGGCGAATTTGAAAAGCTTTCTGACCAAACCGAATGCACAGGTGCTTGCGGTTTGTGATGTGGACACAGAACATCGCAACCGCGCGCGTGACTTGGTGAATGAAGCTTACGGTAACACCGATTGCGCCGCGTACAATGATTTTCGCGAATTGCTCGAACGCAAGGATATCGACGCTGTGATGATTGCGACGCCGGATCAATGGCACGGCATCATGGGGGTGGCCGCCGCGCGTGCGCGTAAAGATATCTACGCGGAGAAACCCCTGGCTTACACGATCTCCGAAGGCCGCGCCATTGTTGCTGCGGTGCAGCGCTACGGCGTGATTTGGCAAACCGGCAGTTGGCAACGTTCGCAGCGGCATTTTCGCTTTGCCTGTGAGTTGGTGCGCAACGGCCGCATCGGCAGCGTTCATACCGTGAGAGTCGGGTTGCCGTTTGGCAATAGCATTGACAAACGCGGCACGCAGCCCTGCGCGCCGCCCGCAGGTTTTGATTATGATCTGTGGCTTGGGCCTGCGCCATGGCGGCCGTACAATCCCAGCCGGTGTCATTGGAATTTCCGCTGGATTAGCGATTACTCCGGCGGCCAGCTCACCGATTGGGCCGGCCATCATTGTGACATTGCCAATTGGGCCATGAATACCGAAGTCTCCGCGCCTATCGAGATTGCAGGCACGGCGATTTTTCCGGCAGCGCAAGACGGTTTGTTCGATACGCCGGAATCGTATTACTTCGAGTGCAAATATGCCGAAGGCTTCACCATGATTGTGGCGGATCGCAAGCAGCAACCGAAGGGCATGGGCGTGCATTTCATCGGCAGCGAAGGTTGGATTCATGTCGATCGTTCCGGCCTGGAGGCGCATCCCCGATCGTTGTTGAAATCCGTTATCGGCCCGAATGACATTCGGCTTTATGAGAGCAACGATCATGTCGGCAACTTTCTTGATTGCGTGGCCAGCCGGGCTAAAACCATCACGCCGGCGGAAGTTGCGCATCATGCCATTATGGTCGGCCATCTCGGCAACATTGCCATGAAGCTCGGGCGCAAAGTGCAGTGGAATCCCCAGGTCGAGCGCTTTGTCAATGACGCGGAAGCTGATCGTTTGCTCTCGCGGCCAATGCGGAGCCCGTGGATGATTTGA
- a CDS encoding glycoside hydrolase family 2 protein, translating to MSRTIDLSGEWKIASLDGKFSLAGTVPGSFFYDLEKSGYWGEHDVFYRENNQKCVDIANRDFVYSKRFVVPDDFFAPHNRIFLEADGLDTIAEIRINGKIVARTENMFRRYRFEARNYLMPGENDIAIFFANTVAEIARRHAKRPLWNPAHTLDGAVHLRKNHCSFGWDWGPQIPDLGIWRPIRIKAYPGARLEEFYVTQRHLDDKVYLECLANLEQWGFAACSLHVTLVDPDKRVQQFEVNSNEKQTVTVSSPQLWWPNGYGRQPLYEVICEVRQGGTLVDQQRQYIGLRRLRLERRQDEFGESFQFNINGIPIFARGANYVPEDVYLTRAHRQTTERLIRAAVTANFNCLRVWGGGIYPSDDFYDLCDRYGLIVWQDLMFACGVYDVNNPRFYENIAEEVRDNLKRIRHHASLGLVCGNNEMEWGFLESSIPQTEEMRAEYLKQYEALFPALMAEVCPYVDYWPASPSSGGNFEAPNAENRGDVHYWQVWHGNKPFTEFRRHYFRFLSEFGFESFPSLKTVKTFTTEEDRNIFSPVMEDHQRCEGGNGKILSYIAQYFRYPKDFDALLYVSQLSQAEAMRCAIEHLRRHRGRCMGATYWQFNDNWPVASWSSIDYFGRWKALQYVVKRAYDHVLISCEEEETAASIHLSNEHNHAIAGTLAWQLLTLSGEIIAQDQRRVEVAALSSARVFALDFSKELAGAHRRERYLSFSYFDEREQVARRGTAVFVPYKHLRLQNPVLKAALSKGNGVYEIAVTAAAFAKFVMLDLTHADVIFSDNYFDLDAGETRLLTVPQEEIDLQTLQSQLVLRSLFDGY from the coding sequence GTGTCAAGAACGATCGATCTAAGTGGTGAATGGAAAATTGCATCGCTGGACGGAAAATTTTCTTTAGCCGGCACCGTTCCCGGCTCTTTTTTTTATGATTTGGAAAAAAGCGGCTACTGGGGCGAGCATGATGTTTTCTATCGCGAGAACAACCAAAAATGTGTTGACATTGCCAATCGCGACTTTGTCTACTCAAAACGATTCGTCGTGCCGGATGATTTCTTTGCTCCCCATAATCGTATCTTTCTCGAGGCCGATGGCCTTGATACGATTGCCGAAATCCGCATCAATGGCAAAATCGTCGCGCGGACAGAAAACATGTTTCGCCGTTATCGCTTCGAGGCGCGAAACTATTTGATGCCGGGCGAGAATGATATCGCCATTTTTTTTGCCAACACGGTCGCAGAGATCGCGCGCCGGCATGCGAAAAGGCCGTTGTGGAATCCGGCGCACACGCTGGATGGCGCGGTGCATCTACGCAAGAATCATTGCAGTTTCGGCTGGGATTGGGGACCGCAAATTCCCGATCTCGGCATTTGGCGGCCAATCCGAATTAAAGCATATCCCGGCGCGCGGCTGGAGGAGTTTTACGTCACACAACGTCACCTCGACGACAAAGTTTATTTGGAGTGTCTCGCGAATTTGGAGCAATGGGGCTTTGCGGCGTGCTCGCTTCATGTCACACTTGTCGATCCGGATAAGCGCGTGCAGCAATTCGAAGTCAATTCAAATGAAAAGCAAACGGTCACGGTTTCGAGCCCGCAATTGTGGTGGCCGAACGGTTATGGCCGGCAGCCGCTTTATGAAGTAATTTGCGAGGTGCGGCAGGGGGGAACGCTTGTCGATCAGCAACGGCAGTACATTGGCTTGCGCCGGCTGCGACTCGAACGCCGGCAAGACGAGTTCGGCGAATCTTTCCAATTTAACATTAACGGAATTCCCATTTTTGCGCGCGGCGCGAATTATGTGCCCGAAGATGTGTACTTGACTCGCGCCCATCGCCAGACAACGGAACGCCTGATCCGCGCGGCGGTGACGGCAAATTTCAATTGCCTGCGCGTGTGGGGCGGCGGGATTTATCCCTCGGATGATTTTTATGATCTATGCGATCGCTACGGGTTGATCGTTTGGCAGGATTTGATGTTTGCCTGCGGCGTATATGATGTCAATAATCCGCGCTTCTATGAAAACATTGCCGAAGAAGTCAGAGATAATCTCAAACGCATTCGACATCACGCCAGCCTGGGACTGGTGTGCGGGAACAATGAAATGGAATGGGGTTTTTTGGAATCGTCGATTCCTCAAACCGAAGAAATGCGCGCCGAATACCTGAAGCAATATGAAGCACTCTTTCCTGCATTGATGGCAGAAGTCTGCCCGTATGTTGACTATTGGCCGGCCTCGCCTTCTTCCGGCGGCAACTTTGAGGCTCCCAATGCCGAGAACAGAGGCGATGTACACTACTGGCAAGTTTGGCATGGCAACAAACCCTTCACGGAATTCCGCCGGCATTATTTCCGCTTTCTTTCCGAATTCGGTTTCGAATCCTTCCCCTCATTAAAAACCGTCAAAACATTTACGACGGAAGAAGACCGGAACATCTTTTCTCCGGTGATGGAAGATCATCAGCGTTGCGAAGGCGGCAACGGCAAGATTCTCTCATATATCGCCCAATATTTCCGCTATCCCAAAGACTTTGACGCGTTGTTATACGTATCGCAACTGAGCCAGGCCGAGGCGATGCGCTGTGCCATCGAGCATTTGCGCCGGCATCGCGGCCGGTGCATGGGCGCGACGTATTGGCAATTCAACGACAATTGGCCGGTGGCTTCGTGGTCGAGCATTGATTATTTCGGCCGCTGGAAAGCGCTGCAGTACGTGGTTAAACGCGCCTACGATCACGTTCTCATTTCCTGTGAAGAAGAGGAAACAGCGGCAAGCATTCATTTAAGCAACGAACACAACCATGCGATTGCCGGAACGCTCGCGTGGCAATTGCTCACGCTTTCCGGTGAGATCATTGCACAGGACCAGCGGCGCGTTGAGGTTGCGGCATTAAGCTCTGCAAGAGTGTTTGCGCTTGATTTTAGCAAGGAATTGGCGGGCGCACACAGGCGCGAGCGGTATTTGTCGTTTTCATATTTTGACGAGCGGGAACAGGTCGCGCGCCGAGGCACGGCCGTGTTTGTGCCTTACAAGCATTTACGTTTGCAAAATCCAGTTTTGAAAGCAGCCCTCAGCAAAGGAAACGGGGTGTATGAAATCGCCGTCACCGCCGCCGCATTTGCAAAATTCGTCATGCTTGATTTAACACATGCTGATGTCATCTTCTCGGATAATTATTTTGATTTGGACGCCGGCGAGACGCGCCTCCTCACCGTGCCGCAGGAGGAAATCGATTTACAGACGCTGCAAAGCCAGTTGGTTTTGCGCTCACTTTTTGACGGCTATTGA
- a CDS encoding aldo/keto reductase, whose protein sequence is MHIMFITRRKFLQTCAAGVATVATNANAFANWKTFPVLDQRLGRVKLGKTGLTVSRLAMGTGTNGWRQQSNQTRLGMKNFVGLAEYAHEVGITFFDAADTYGSHTYVREALKTIPREKAVILTKIWVHASGRSGAQQATEILDRFRKEINTDYLDIVLLHCQTSPNWLTETQRLREGLSQAKAQGVVRSLGVSCHSLEALQAAAASEWVDVLLARINHTGSAMDGKPENVMPVLKQAHDRGAGVIGMKIFGAGALTQASQRQQSLQYVLQSGNVDAMTIGFENIAHVSDAVNRVNGILQS, encoded by the coding sequence ATGCACATCATGTTTATTACACGTCGCAAATTTTTGCAAACGTGCGCCGCCGGTGTTGCCACGGTTGCGACCAACGCCAATGCGTTTGCAAATTGGAAAACATTCCCTGTACTCGACCAGCGGCTTGGCCGGGTCAAGCTCGGCAAAACCGGGCTTACGGTTTCGCGTCTGGCCATGGGCACGGGTACCAACGGCTGGCGCCAGCAATCCAATCAAACGCGGTTGGGCATGAAAAACTTTGTCGGCCTGGCGGAATATGCCCATGAAGTCGGTATTACTTTTTTCGATGCCGCGGATACCTATGGTTCGCACACCTATGTGCGTGAAGCCCTGAAAACCATTCCGCGTGAGAAGGCGGTGATCCTCACCAAAATCTGGGTGCACGCCAGCGGCCGTTCGGGGGCGCAGCAAGCAACAGAGATATTGGATCGATTTCGTAAAGAGATCAATACTGATTATCTCGACATCGTTCTGTTGCATTGCCAGACCTCGCCGAATTGGTTGACCGAAACCCAGCGCCTGCGCGAAGGGCTGTCGCAGGCCAAGGCACAGGGCGTCGTTCGCAGCCTGGGCGTGTCCTGCCATTCGCTTGAAGCGCTGCAAGCTGCGGCGGCGAGCGAGTGGGTTGATGTTCTTTTGGCGCGCATCAATCACACCGGAAGCGCTATGGACGGCAAGCCGGAGAACGTTATGCCTGTGCTCAAGCAAGCCCATGATCGCGGCGCCGGTGTGATCGGCATGAAAATTTTTGGCGCCGGCGCGCTGACGCAGGCGTCGCAACGGCAGCAATCGCTGCAATACGTTTTGCAAAGCGGCAACGTCGATGCCATGACGATCGGCTTTGAGAACATTGCGCACGTCAGCGATGCCGTAAACCGCGTGAATGGGATTCTGCAAAGTTAA
- a CDS encoding glycoside hydrolase family 5 protein, translating to MKPPYAILMCTVLAFAFDACTESEQPTDASRFVRAEGKHLVAPEGDSLKLRGINLGNWLLPEGYMFKLEVTTAHWQIQQVIKELVGPAEARAFWRQYYQTYITREDIRFIKQIGCNSLRVPFNYKLLTPEDYPEIWLESGFALLDSVIAWSKQERLYVVLDMHAAPGGQTGTNIDDSAGHPWLFESAESQERALAIWRKLAERYRDEPAVIAYELLNEPIPHFEGYEKFNPLLEPLYKRMVAAIREVDPHHVIILGGAQWNTNFSVFGPPFAENLVYAFHKYWMEPVQEQIQEYVDFREQYQVPIYMSESGENTDAWIAAYRGLLEQNDIGWCFWPYKKMAATSCMRTFTPPPYWDEIIAFAKIHHADPADIKKYRPPLEHSRAALAGLLENIRFHKTSVNDGYITALGLQTSFAAP from the coding sequence ATGAAACCACCATACGCGATATTAATGTGTACCGTTCTCGCTTTTGCTTTTGATGCCTGCACCGAAAGCGAGCAGCCAACTGACGCCAGCCGTTTCGTGCGCGCAGAGGGCAAACACCTGGTCGCGCCCGAGGGCGATTCCCTAAAATTGCGCGGCATTAATCTCGGCAATTGGCTCTTGCCGGAAGGCTACATGTTCAAGCTGGAAGTGACCACGGCGCATTGGCAAATTCAACAGGTGATCAAAGAACTGGTGGGGCCGGCGGAAGCGCGCGCGTTTTGGCGGCAGTATTATCAAACGTACATCACGCGCGAGGATATTCGTTTCATCAAACAAATCGGGTGCAACTCGCTGCGTGTGCCGTTCAATTACAAACTGCTCACGCCTGAAGATTATCCGGAGATCTGGCTCGAATCTGGATTTGCTTTGCTGGACAGTGTGATCGCGTGGAGCAAGCAGGAGCGACTCTACGTCGTTCTCGACATGCATGCAGCGCCGGGCGGCCAAACCGGCACCAACATCGACGACAGCGCCGGGCACCCGTGGCTTTTTGAAAGCGCAGAAAGCCAGGAACGCGCCCTCGCCATCTGGCGCAAGCTTGCCGAGCGTTATCGCGACGAGCCAGCGGTAATTGCTTACGAACTGCTCAATGAGCCAATCCCGCACTTCGAGGGCTATGAAAAGTTCAATCCCCTGCTGGAGCCGCTTTACAAGCGCATGGTTGCCGCCATTCGTGAAGTTGATCCGCACCATGTTATCATCCTGGGTGGCGCGCAATGGAATACGAATTTCAGCGTGTTCGGGCCTCCGTTCGCAGAGAATCTTGTTTATGCCTTTCACAAATATTGGATGGAACCGGTGCAGGAGCAGATTCAGGAGTATGTTGATTTCCGCGAGCAATACCAGGTTCCGATTTACATGAGTGAATCCGGCGAGAACACCGACGCCTGGATTGCGGCATATCGCGGGCTGCTGGAGCAGAATGATATTGGCTGGTGTTTTTGGCCTTACAAGAAAATGGCCGCAACGAGTTGCATGCGCACGTTTACGCCTCCGCCGTATTGGGATGAAATCATCGCGTTTGCCAAAATTCATCATGCCGATCCGGCGGACATCAAGAAATATCGCCCGCCTCTCGAACACAGCCGCGCGGCGCTAGCCGGCTTGCTGGAGAATATCCGTTTTCACAAGACCAGCGTCAATGACGGATATATTACCGCGTTGGGCTTGCAAACCAGCTTTGCAGCGCCATAA